A genomic region of Criblamydia sequanensis CRIB-18 contains the following coding sequences:
- a CDS encoding SNF2-related protein, which produces MQCTFPSGDPLPQIYPEQFVPDTLSTPMDIERTRPQFSSQKFNNFLVKFQYKNALDYIKTFKDSSNSSDLEILASLGIAYFLNNKVHKGFAILHNLESFGHSKYIKLLKAHSLMATHSFIEALYTLNEIVSQEPSPPLEILIFYGLCFTKVPYSGDIILKQNFVRAIYGFILQNINNHSQFSFFGSAIFHANLSLDSNLVALNYISKSLSNLILGLKNGTHYGSILIQLKEMVSKIERLDEQPVKNSHQIELIKILKNMTSVFRESLDSADSSICSLKLYDATNVFASSLALELSTYFKREGTEEEMIASILKWELETLDSIGTSLTNSDPVQLIPAALTRKRKRTKRIPATRYSGLEVLSGRTKPIALTKLLKQASEITLDTIQSCYKELVGLTLTWFEEEKEAIQICFRDNFESGEFKVAPFSLDQKVVQTLFSRLEECFASYEEGAFKIIESCFMHFITKAIPWVKVSARDNLEFINSRKFKALLSGIDEEESEEEAIDEDLEDRLVSKSNIEMLHGLRRNILSWIQENPLKFINLKQGFQKKQPVILLKSNKNGMECVASTLYFQNGFWPVSFISQNDLSQKILSHLCEDASIVDVQSGFLNLEQKVQFKLALDRSQFKFQEDGNVIPFIVLRSKENGLGAASESDRTCETDYEPQTKRSKKGRTKLLFMNYTDIDTFKDKFKCELLDFLNFPVIQDTRKIIHKQQFREAVSGSNLPSPLHNTLSEILRLSPSDLGEVSYFQRCLKLYQQICVSKMIDLHQRGIPGVLLAPQPGLGKTRMMAEFFMYLLKETPGPILYLGPIATVLQSIQEFQRSFSESILDLLDEIIKTLPSFTFEELALDGFLSSKVFFSCVQKQISSYSLKKVQIEKEIKEGEERVALIESLRVALSEKTKKEKQVLDYKLVALKETLALIGSSLDKLEAYKNSILKLSRDNHYSHILEPSNLQLDNDPDIFEKCFGNKCYTLISFDIFNDFIDKPTWEKNYCFSKKRAELSEKSCIVFLNLETLDKKELGLADMPWQAIGVDEAQKIANATTKHYKLVNELILSTKEKFSRPFVLLSTGTPFINDVSELTTYLNLFAPQRQRNQSPEILSMVAIANQLEIKKRRFLTKLSSYFEKPSKKKDAKEDLFKELLALFSLSESFKTTLNAVSIRVTREEVVKRYEEKLPKIIPSMITPSLEHFEEQKNCINEIEKTYHEKLKSKVKSIDGSLKFFIAYVKRIWRVAFHPKMKVELEERNRLSANLSRKSQGELLEFAKESALLTEIFDLANEDYYNGEFSKKLEKGVVFFVDEKAIGYAFKNLVSGLFDAEAHIITGEDEAEYRKIIIDGFEREMKKGERRALILLIQSSGLAYNISKNGSFAYFFCGDFRSAEVEQSMSRINRLNSLKEFIVLYEFDIPPVGKRILWHRSKKETFEGYYLNELTSENLPELFMKLYHGLYKSLNFPFYKGTKKRVRQNLKAFFNKEIESGKNLYLKKIQEKNPLLVEPSEGVEEDLALEENPQEDLELEAQEALMTLGQVRRESFFPQRQQDDYEPTFDRVSISDPLEESLFGLNESDSESTLNEGAAPSRPAKGKEKVGKSLNELAEERALEEKEQKKIENFLLKSHLNSEIIRDSIIETTLPFERKKWWILPLCVHGEVLNPKPLEEEEEGEIREKPAFCHNLEKALQAGMRLVNAPILEVSQALPHLSGIGLTARTSLYDLKKAHPAVDKLLFDLLQKNTRNDLSIEALKDIIINMGLYVSIYKVVSKEGQTEILKIPFVPQRSAGDREVVLLELGSGSIFHYDLLFPFGV; this is translated from the coding sequence ATGCAATGCACTTTCCCCTCAGGTGACCCCTTACCTCAAATTTATCCTGAACAATTTGTTCCAGACACTCTTTCAACCCCTATGGATATTGAGAGAACAAGGCCTCAGTTCAGCTCTCAAAAATTCAATAATTTTCTTGTCAAGTTTCAGTACAAAAATGCTCTTGATTACATCAAAACATTTAAAGATAGCTCAAATTCATCTGATTTGGAAATTCTTGCAAGCCTTGGCATCGCCTATTTTTTAAATAATAAAGTTCATAAAGGATTTGCGATCTTGCATAACCTTGAATCCTTTGGGCATAGCAAGTACATAAAATTACTTAAAGCCCACTCTTTAATGGCAACACACTCCTTTATTGAAGCGCTTTATACGCTAAATGAAATAGTTAGCCAGGAACCCTCCCCTCCATTAGAAATTCTTATCTTTTACGGCCTTTGCTTTACAAAAGTGCCCTATAGCGGGGACATCATATTAAAACAAAATTTTGTAAGAGCGATCTATGGTTTTATCCTTCAAAACATAAATAATCATTCGCAATTTTCTTTTTTCGGATCTGCAATTTTTCATGCAAATCTCTCTTTGGATAGCAATCTTGTAGCATTAAATTATATTTCCAAATCCTTGTCCAATCTTATTCTTGGCTTAAAAAACGGAACACACTACGGATCGATTCTAATACAGCTCAAAGAAATGGTTTCAAAAATTGAGCGCTTGGATGAACAGCCTGTCAAAAATTCGCACCAAATAGAATTAATTAAAATTCTAAAAAATATGACTTCGGTTTTTAGAGAAAGCTTAGACTCTGCAGATAGTTCAATCTGTTCTCTTAAACTCTACGATGCTACCAATGTTTTTGCTTCATCTCTTGCCCTTGAGCTCTCTACCTATTTTAAAAGAGAGGGTACTGAAGAAGAGATGATTGCTTCCATATTAAAATGGGAGCTTGAAACCCTTGATTCTATTGGCACTTCTCTAACAAACAGCGATCCTGTTCAGCTTATTCCGGCAGCTCTTACAAGAAAAAGAAAGCGTACCAAAAGAATACCTGCCACTAGATATTCTGGCTTAGAGGTATTGAGTGGAAGAACAAAACCTATCGCGTTAACAAAATTATTAAAGCAAGCCTCTGAAATCACCCTCGATACCATTCAATCTTGTTATAAAGAGCTTGTCGGCCTGACTTTAACATGGTTTGAAGAAGAAAAAGAAGCCATTCAAATATGCTTTAGAGACAACTTTGAAAGCGGTGAGTTTAAGGTTGCCCCCTTTAGCTTAGATCAAAAAGTGGTGCAAACTTTATTTTCGAGACTGGAAGAGTGCTTCGCAAGCTATGAAGAAGGGGCTTTTAAAATAATTGAAAGCTGCTTCATGCATTTTATAACAAAGGCAATACCCTGGGTTAAAGTTTCCGCAAGAGATAATTTAGAATTCATCAATTCAAGAAAATTTAAAGCCCTTCTTAGCGGTATTGATGAAGAAGAAAGTGAAGAGGAAGCCATAGATGAAGACCTTGAAGACAGATTGGTCTCTAAATCAAATATTGAAATGCTTCATGGCCTAAGAAGGAATATCTTATCCTGGATTCAGGAAAATCCTTTGAAATTTATAAATTTAAAACAAGGGTTCCAAAAAAAACAGCCGGTAATTCTATTAAAATCAAATAAGAACGGCATGGAATGTGTAGCAAGCACCCTTTATTTTCAAAACGGTTTTTGGCCTGTCTCCTTCATTTCTCAAAATGATCTTTCTCAGAAAATTCTTTCCCATTTATGTGAGGATGCTTCCATAGTTGACGTACAAAGCGGGTTTCTCAACCTTGAGCAAAAAGTTCAATTTAAACTTGCCTTAGATCGATCGCAGTTTAAATTCCAAGAAGACGGTAACGTTATCCCTTTTATTGTTTTAAGATCCAAAGAGAATGGTCTTGGCGCTGCAAGTGAATCTGACAGAACTTGCGAAACTGATTATGAGCCTCAGACAAAAAGAAGCAAAAAAGGGCGAACCAAATTGCTTTTTATGAATTACACGGATATAGATACTTTTAAAGACAAGTTTAAATGCGAACTTTTAGATTTTTTGAATTTTCCCGTCATCCAAGACACTAGAAAGATAATCCATAAACAACAGTTTAGAGAAGCCGTCTCAGGATCTAATCTTCCAAGCCCCCTCCACAATACGCTTTCTGAAATTTTAAGATTAAGCCCAAGCGATTTAGGGGAAGTATCCTACTTTCAAAGATGCTTAAAGCTTTATCAGCAGATTTGCGTTTCGAAAATGATTGATCTGCATCAAAGGGGTATTCCGGGCGTCCTTTTAGCTCCTCAACCCGGCCTTGGGAAAACCCGTATGATGGCGGAGTTTTTCATGTACCTTTTAAAGGAGACACCAGGCCCTATTCTTTATTTAGGACCGATTGCCACTGTTTTGCAATCTATCCAGGAATTTCAAAGAAGCTTCTCTGAATCAATCCTTGATTTATTAGATGAGATCATTAAAACCTTGCCTTCTTTTACATTTGAAGAGTTAGCTCTCGATGGCTTTTTATCCTCGAAAGTCTTCTTCTCTTGTGTTCAAAAACAAATTTCTTCCTATAGCCTAAAAAAAGTTCAAATTGAAAAAGAGATTAAAGAGGGGGAAGAAAGAGTTGCCCTTATCGAGTCTTTGCGAGTCGCTCTTTCAGAAAAAACAAAAAAAGAGAAGCAAGTTCTAGATTATAAACTAGTCGCATTAAAAGAGACTCTCGCATTAATTGGGTCGAGTTTGGATAAACTGGAAGCTTATAAAAATTCCATTTTAAAACTTTCAAGAGATAACCATTACAGCCATATTTTGGAGCCATCTAATCTTCAATTGGATAACGACCCTGATATTTTTGAAAAATGCTTTGGGAATAAGTGCTATACGCTAATCTCTTTTGATATTTTCAATGATTTTATAGATAAACCGACTTGGGAAAAAAATTATTGCTTTTCAAAAAAGCGCGCTGAGCTTTCTGAAAAAAGCTGCATTGTGTTCTTAAATCTTGAAACTCTTGATAAAAAAGAGCTTGGACTTGCTGATATGCCTTGGCAAGCCATTGGAGTCGATGAGGCCCAAAAAATTGCCAACGCAACAACCAAACACTACAAATTGGTAAACGAATTAATTCTTTCAACGAAAGAGAAGTTTTCAAGACCTTTCGTGCTGCTCTCTACAGGGACGCCATTTATCAATGACGTTTCCGAATTAACGACTTACTTAAATCTTTTTGCGCCCCAAAGGCAAAGAAACCAAAGCCCTGAAATTTTGAGCATGGTGGCTATCGCAAACCAATTGGAAATTAAGAAACGCAGATTTCTAACTAAGCTTTCGTCTTATTTTGAAAAGCCTAGTAAAAAGAAAGATGCCAAAGAAGATCTCTTTAAAGAACTTCTCGCCCTGTTTTCTCTTTCCGAATCTTTCAAAACGACTCTAAACGCTGTGTCTATTCGAGTGACAAGAGAAGAAGTAGTCAAACGCTATGAAGAAAAACTTCCAAAAATCATACCGTCTATGATTACCCCCTCATTGGAACACTTTGAAGAGCAAAAAAACTGCATCAATGAAATCGAAAAAACTTATCACGAAAAGCTCAAATCAAAAGTTAAATCCATAGATGGCTCTCTTAAGTTTTTTATTGCCTATGTGAAAAGAATTTGGCGAGTGGCCTTTCATCCAAAAATGAAAGTTGAGCTGGAAGAAAGGAATCGATTATCGGCCAATCTTTCAAGGAAATCGCAAGGAGAGCTCTTAGAATTCGCAAAAGAAAGCGCCCTTCTTACAGAAATTTTTGATCTTGCTAATGAAGACTATTATAATGGAGAGTTTTCAAAAAAGCTTGAAAAGGGGGTGGTTTTCTTTGTAGATGAGAAAGCCATAGGTTATGCTTTTAAAAACTTGGTTTCAGGCTTATTTGATGCAGAAGCCCACATTATCACAGGCGAGGATGAGGCCGAATACCGAAAAATCATTATAGATGGTTTTGAAAGAGAGATGAAAAAAGGAGAAAGGCGTGCCCTTATTCTTCTAATACAATCCTCGGGTCTTGCCTATAATATTTCCAAAAATGGCTCCTTTGCCTACTTTTTTTGTGGGGATTTTAGAAGTGCCGAAGTAGAGCAAAGCATGTCCCGAATCAACCGTTTGAATTCCCTTAAAGAATTTATCGTACTTTATGAATTTGATATCCCTCCTGTCGGTAAAAGAATCTTATGGCATCGTTCCAAAAAAGAAACCTTTGAAGGCTATTATTTGAACGAGCTTACAAGTGAAAACCTTCCCGAACTTTTCATGAAATTATATCATGGGCTTTACAAATCATTAAATTTTCCTTTCTACAAGGGAACTAAAAAAAGAGTCAGACAAAATCTTAAAGCCTTCTTTAACAAGGAAATAGAATCCGGCAAAAATCTTTACCTTAAAAAAATCCAGGAAAAAAACCCTCTTTTGGTCGAGCCAAGCGAAGGGGTTGAGGAAGACCTCGCGCTTGAGGAAAACCCTCAAGAAGATTTAGAGCTGGAAGCTCAAGAAGCTCTTATGACGTTAGGCCAAGTCAGACGGGAGAGTTTTTTCCCTCAAAGACAACAAGATGATTACGAGCCGACCTTTGATAGAGTTTCTATCAGTGATCCCCTGGAAGAAAGCCTTTTCGGATTAAATGAAAGCGATTCTGAAAGCACCCTAAATGAGGGAGCCGCTCCAAGCAGACCAGCAAAAGGGAAAGAAAAAGTTGGAAAATCTTTAAACGAGCTTGCAGAAGAGAGAGCTTTAGAAGAGAAAGAACAAAAGAAAATAGAAAATTTCCTTTTAAAGTCTCATCTTAATTCTGAAATTATAAGAGACTCAATTATTGAAACAACCCTTCCTTTTGAGAGAAAAAAATGGTGGATTCTTCCGTTATGCGTTCATGGGGAAGTGCTCAACCCTAAACCATTGGAGGAGGAAGAGGAAGGCGAAATAAGAGAAAAACCGGCTTTTTGCCATAACCTTGAAAAAGCCCTTCAAGCTGGTATGAGACTTGTAAATGCTCCTATTTTAGAGGTTAGCCAAGCTTTGCCTCACTTAAGCGGAATTGGGCTAACGGCAAGAACTTCCCTTTATGACTTAAAAAAAGCCCACCCAGCTGTAGATAAACTTCTTTTTGATCTTCTTCAAAAAAATACGCGGAATGACTTAAGCATTGAAGCTCTTAAAGACATCATTATAAATATGGGTCTCTATGTTTCAATTTATAAAGTCGTATCAAAAGAGGGTCAAACAGAGATTTTAAAAATTCCTTTTGTCCCTCAAAGGTCAGCCGGTGACAGAGAGGTTGTTTTACTTGAACTTGGAAGCGGTTCCATTTTCCACTATGACTTGCTCTTTCCATTTGGTGTATGA